A region from the Nitrospirota bacterium genome encodes:
- the murB gene encoding UDP-N-acetylmuramate dehydrogenase, producing the protein MNVLKKEETLVKEIFSRDVFKGRVLFGEPMKRHTSLRIGGPADVLAFPENIVSLRHVLRLARDADTPITPIGKGTNVLVKDKGIRGIVVSLCMFNELRVEDERFTIIADSGLLLQEIVALSRKTGLKGIEGLSGIPGTLGGAIAGNSGAFGYEIKDVIIDISMMDALGNISLYDVRDVVFGYRSVKLPHGFFITRATLRLLPDDPMDVSKRIDGFLKERKSIQPIGKRSAGCVFKNPRGVSAGKLIDSAGCKGMRAGDIEVSEKHANFFINKGNGNAEDFLRLMEMVSSKVKKKFGVILKPEIKIIGGETAD; encoded by the coding sequence ATGAATGTCTTAAAGAAGGAAGAGACTTTAGTGAAAGAGATATTTTCAAGGGATGTGTTTAAGGGCAGGGTTTTGTTTGGTGAGCCAATGAAAAGACATACATCTTTAAGAATCGGAGGTCCTGCCGATGTCTTAGCATTTCCAGAAAATATCGTCTCGCTCAGGCATGTGCTACGACTTGCAAGGGATGCGGATACACCCATTACTCCAATAGGGAAAGGCACGAATGTGCTTGTAAAAGACAAAGGTATCCGTGGCATAGTCGTCTCGTTATGCATGTTTAATGAACTAAGGGTTGAGGACGAAAGATTTACGATAATCGCTGATTCAGGGCTTTTGCTTCAGGAGATTGTAGCTTTATCGAGGAAAACAGGACTCAAAGGCATCGAGGGGCTTTCGGGCATTCCAGGCACACTCGGTGGTGCAATTGCAGGCAATTCAGGTGCATTCGGCTATGAGATAAAGGATGTCATTATCGATATCTCGATGATGGATGCCTTAGGAAATATCAGCCTTTATGATGTAAGGGATGTAGTATTTGGATATAGAAGCGTAAAACTGCCTCATGGTTTTTTTATTACAAGGGCTACGCTAAGGTTACTCCCTGATGACCCTATGGATGTCTCAAAGAGGATAGACGGTTTTCTTAAAGAAAGAAAAAGTATTCAACCCATTGGTAAACGGTCTGCAGGATGCGTGTTTAAGAATCCACGAGGTGTCTCTGCTGGAAAACTTATAGATTCGGCTGGATGTAAAGGCATGAGGGCTGGAGATATCGAGGTGAGCGAAAAACATGCAAATTTCTTCATCAATAAAGGAAACGGTAATGCAGAGGATTTTCTCAGGCTCATGGAGATGGTCTCATCAAAGGTAAAGAAAAAATTCGGTGTAATCCTTAAACCGGAGATAAAAATCATTGGAGGGGAAACTGCTGACTAA